Proteins from a genomic interval of Nematostella vectensis chromosome 5, jaNemVect1.1, whole genome shotgun sequence:
- the LOC125556701 gene encoding uncharacterized protein LOC125556701 — MGSRTVLPDAKFSGREDIREFLRDFEIYVSLNEWQVEKAGQYLAVYLKDEAKAFYHEQEDSVRRSYRALCKALNYRFEGLAILKYKKEFAERIRDEGEPLHSYLSALRLAYSRAHVPPVVETLSEDPTDAQRDRHSRQEAAFDYYNTRAKEDILCQFINGLNSKLREILVRQDDLLKTPIETVIKRIANLEEEQRASNPQQVRGAIQEGVNLSKRRSRQLSEREETMLSKGEVQGPRIYAESAKEKVIGLETDHP; from the coding sequence ATGGGATCGAGGACTGTTTTGCCCGACGCTAAGTTCAGTGGACGAGAAGATATTAGGGAATTCCTACGGGATTTCGAGATTTATGTCTCGCTAAATGAATGGCAAGTCGAGAAGGCAGGGCAGTATTTAGCCGTTTATCTGAAAGACGAAGCGAAAGCTTTCTACCATGAGCAGGAGGATTCAGTTAGAAGAAGTTACCGGGCCTTGTGTAAAGCATTGAATTACAGATTTGAAGGGCTAGCAATactaaaatacaaaaaggaaTTTGCCGAGCGAATTAGAGATGAAGGGGAGCCGCTCCACTCGTATTTATCTGCTCTACGACTCGCTTACTCAAGGGCTCATGTCCCACCTGTAGTTGAAACGCTATCAGAAGACCCGACTGATGCACAAAGGGACAGGCACTCCCGACAGGAAGCAGCTTTTGATTATTATAACACCAGAGCTAAGGAGGACATTCTGTGTCAATTTATCAACGGGCTAAATTCCAAGCTGAGGGAGATACTGGTCCGTCAGGACGATTTGTTAAAAACCCCCATAGAAACAGTAATAAAAAGGATTGCTAATCTGGAAGAGGAGCAAAGAGCAAGTAACCCACAGCAAGTACGGGGTGCTATTCAAGAGGGGGTTAACTTGTCGAAGAGAAGGTCACGGCAGCTATCAGAAAGGGAGGAAACGATGCTTTCCAAAGGAGAGGTCCAAGGCCCACGGATTTATGCAGAAAGTGCAAAGGAAAAGGTCATTGGGCTAGAGACTGACCATCCGTAA